Within Caulobacter segnis, the genomic segment TGACCGACTGCGCGCCGCTGGCCGTGGCGCATGCTCTGGGCTTCTTCGAGGAAGAGGGCCTGAACGTCACGCTGGAGCGCGAGGCCTCGTGGGCCACGATCCGCGACAAGGTCGCCGTCGGCGCCCTGGACGGCGCCCACATGTTGGCGCCGATGGCCCTGGCTGCCACGGCCAGCGGTGAGGGCGAGATCCTCGCGCCGATGGCCCTGAACCAGAACGGCAGCGCCGTGACGGTCTCCACCGCCCTGGCGGACGAGATCGGCGCCGTCGCCCTGACCGATTTCTCCGCACCGCCCGTCACCGCTGTCGCCCTGGCCAAGGTCGTCGCGGCCCGGCGCGCGCGGGGGCAGGGACCTCTGACCTTCGCCGTGGTCTTTCCACACTCGATGCACAACTACCTGCTGCGCTACTGGCTGGCGCAGGGTGGTGTGGACCCGGACGGCGACGTGCGGCTGGTCGTCATTCCGCCGCCGCGCATGGTCGAGCGGATGCGCGCGGGCGAGATCGACGGCTTCTGCGTCGGGGCGCCGTGGAATGCGGTGGCCGAGGCCGACGGCGTCGGTCGCATCCTGGTCGCGGCCTCGCAATTCTGGCCCGGCGGGCCGGACAAGGTGCTGGGCGTGCCGGCGGCCCTGGCAGAGCGCCGGCCTGACGAGTTGCGGGCCTGCCTGCGAGCGGTGATGCGCGGCGCGGCCTGGGCCGACGCCCACGAGAACCGCGAGACCCTGGTCGAGCTTCTGGCGCGTCCAGATCGCGTCGGCGCGTCGCCCGCCGCGATTACTCGGGCGCTGGGAGGCGAGATCGTCTTCCATCGCGACGCCGCGGGCCTGCCGCGCCGCGAGCACGGTCTGTGGTTTCTGTCTCAGATGATCCGCTGGGGGCAGATTGGCCCCGGACAGGACCTTCAGGCGCTG encodes:
- a CDS encoding CmpA/NrtA family ABC transporter substrate-binding protein — translated: MSGLSDLRLGFIPLTDCAPLAVAHALGFFEEEGLNVTLEREASWATIRDKVAVGALDGAHMLAPMALAATASGEGEILAPMALNQNGSAVTVSTALADEIGAVALTDFSAPPVTAVALAKVVAARRARGQGPLTFAVVFPHSMHNYLLRYWLAQGGVDPDGDVRLVVIPPPRMVERMRAGEIDGFCVGAPWNAVAEADGVGRILVAASQFWPGGPDKVLGVPAALAERRPDELRACLRAVMRGAAWADAHENRETLVELLARPDRVGASPAAITRALGGEIVFHRDAAGLPRREHGLWFLSQMIRWGQIGPGQDLQALVDQVYRPDLYRDAALSLGPILEPALAFADAAGPVEARLFDGRAFDPKAVGDYAAGFAIGRSLA